Proteins encoded in a region of the Patescibacteria group bacterium genome:
- a CDS encoding type II toxin-antitoxin system HicB family antitoxin, which translates to MKEQSCLPAGRLKISKFGRQLPIVIEKGEDGFYIVECPLFDGCFTQGKTIDEALRNIKEVISLILAEKDARNTLKEYKSTEFSLHTITV; encoded by the coding sequence ATGAAAGAACAATCCTGCCTGCCGGCAGGCAGGTTAAAAATTTCAAAATTTGGCAGGCAATTGCCTATTGTTATTGAAAAAGGGGAAGATGGTTTTTATATTGTAGAATGCCCGCTTTTTGACGGTTGTTTTACACAGGGTAAAACAATTGATGAGGCGCTTAGAAATATTAAAGAAGTCATATCTTTGATTTTGGCAGAAAAAGACGCCAGAAATACTTTGAAGGAATATAAATCAACAGAATTTAGTTTGCATACCATTACCGTTTAA
- a CDS encoding transposase translates to MNELFKNKYRTDSVRLKEWDYSWPGLYYVTICTKDRFCCLGDVKNGLVYLSEIGKIVFEEWLNTPKIRPNVALDDFIIMPNHIHGIIEIKEIGDVVETHCNASLQKPTFGPQRNNLASIIRGFKGVAKKRINQKFGENYFAWQSGYYEHIVRDEDDYARIKEYIALNPIRWELDRNNPKNRS, encoded by the coding sequence ATGAATGAATTATTTAAAAATAAATATCGTACAGATTCCGTTCGTTTAAAAGAATGGGATTATTCTTGGCCGGGTTTATATTATGTAACAATTTGTACCAAGGATCGTTTTTGTTGTTTAGGGGATGTAAAAAATGGTTTGGTTTATTTATCGGAAATTGGGAAAATCGTGTTTGAAGAATGGTTAAATACGCCAAAGATCAGACCGAATGTGGCGTTGGATGATTTTATTATAATGCCGAATCATATTCATGGAATTATAGAAATTAAAGAAATTGGGGATGTTGTAGAGACGCATTGCAATGCGTCTCTACAGAAACCCACATTCGGCCCGCAACGCAATAATTTGGCCTCAATAATTCGTGGTTTTAAAGGGGTTGCCAAGAAAAGAATAAATCAAAAATTTGGAGAAAATTATTTTGCCTGGCAATCTGGCTATTACGAACACATTGTCCGGGACGAAGATGATTATGCCAGAATTAAAGAATATATTGCCTTAAATCCGATCAGATGGGAACTTGACAGAAATAATCCAAAAAATAGATCCTAA
- a CDS encoding Ig-like domain-containing protein, which produces MRKIIFLFLISLILVVPQAKAFQSNAIVNNGAPYTTFYRGTFDDLVMDFSLITLNADTVKAISLKNLGTSSYLRDITYMKLWADEGPLGFQGMGIDREIGTLSYSTTYLSWSIENLNEIINTSERFFISVETYSSLSASTTIHMQIPILTDNNNNGSYDAGDFGIFMDSGNNGPTDVNIDNANTQVTSTSSVDSLTPKVILANLNDGAILTNDNFIINGLVRDQGNTYLQTFQIIIDDQAISIDNYDQFNYTWNYNWQNISDGKHTVSVLARDGWGNTTQTNPLTITVNKQLFSVANSAATIDKSGIKNDGLDKATVTVIIKDQNNLPIANRQITVETSSDVIISNPTNNSDASGKIVFEVRSTALGLKTIAVKVADTLLQTLTLNVNTGIQPAFGLNFGDLIKASTPAVYYYGADGKRYVFPNLKTYLTWYNDFSGVKAITDEQLGQITIGGNVTYRPGVKLVKITTDPKVYAIDSHGTLRWITSEQLAIQLYGAKWNTLVEDVSDAFFVNYLTGNQINSLSDFSPVDVKNAAGTINIDKGLL; this is translated from the coding sequence ATGCGTAAAATCATTTTCTTATTTTTGATTTCATTAATTTTAGTTGTGCCTCAAGCTAAGGCATTTCAGTCCAATGCTATTGTTAATAATGGCGCGCCTTATACGACTTTTTACCGCGGTACTTTTGATGATTTGGTCATGGATTTCAGCTTAATTACTCTAAATGCCGATACGGTTAAGGCAATTTCTTTAAAAAATTTAGGCACTTCCAGCTACTTGCGCGATATAACATATATGAAATTGTGGGCTGATGAAGGGCCGCTTGGGTTCCAGGGCATGGGCATTGACCGCGAAATCGGGACTCTGAGCTATTCAACGACATACTTGTCTTGGTCAATTGAAAACCTTAACGAAATAATCAATACAAGTGAAAGATTTTTTATCTCAGTGGAAACTTATTCCAGTTTGAGTGCTTCAACCACCATTCATATGCAGATTCCTATTTTAACGGATAATAACAATAATGGCAGCTATGATGCCGGCGACTTTGGCATTTTTATGGATTCTGGCAATAATGGACCGACTGATGTGAACATTGATAATGCCAATACACAAGTAACCAGCACCTCGTCAGTTGATAGCTTGACGCCAAAAGTGATTTTAGCAAATTTGAATGATGGCGCGATTTTAACAAATGATAATTTTATTATCAACGGTTTGGTGCGTGATCAGGGCAATACTTATCTGCAAACATTCCAGATAATTATTGATGATCAGGCAATCAGCATTGATAATTACGATCAGTTTAACTATACCTGGAATTATAATTGGCAGAATATCAGCGATGGAAAACATACAGTGAGTGTTTTGGCGCGCGATGGCTGGGGCAATACTACCCAGACCAATCCATTAACGATTACTGTGAATAAGCAGCTATTTTCAGTTGCAAATTCAGCAGCGACAATTGATAAGTCAGGGATTAAAAATGACGGTTTGGATAAGGCCACGGTCACTGTAATTATCAAAGATCAAAACAATCTGCCAATAGCGAATCGTCAGATAACAGTGGAAACGAGTTCGGATGTGATTATTTCCAATCCGACTAATAATTCTGATGCAAGCGGGAAAATTGTTTTTGAAGTAAGATCCACCGCTTTAGGCCTGAAAACAATAGCAGTTAAGGTTGCTGATACGCTTTTGCAGACTTTAACTTTAAACGTTAATACGGGAATTCAGCCTGCTTTTGGCCTTAATTTTGGGGATTTAATCAAAGCCTCAACTCCGGCTGTTTATTATTACGGGGCTGATGGCAAAAGATATGTTTTTCCCAATTTAAAAACATATTTGACCTGGTATAATGATTTTTCTGGAGTTAAAGCAATTACTGATGAACAGCTCGGACAAATTACAATCGGCGGGAATGTGACATATCGTCCGGGAGTTAAACTTGTTAAAATTACTACTGATCCAAAAGTTTACGCCATAGACAGCCATGGAACTTTGCGCTGGATTACCTCTGAGCAACTGGCTATCCAGCTGTATGGCGCTAAATGGAATACACTGGTTGAGGATGTCTCAGATGCTTTTTTTGTTAATTACTTGACGGGAAACCAGATAAATTCTTTGAGTGATTTTAGTCCGGTTGATGTTAAAAATGCGGCTGGTACGATTAATATTGATAAGGGGTTATTATAG
- a CDS encoding S8 family peptidase: MKKFQFIIGLLISSLLVGSFAFAQELLPNDPYYSRQWYLEKLNLPQIWAQETGSKNVIIAVIDSGIDVSHPDLHDNIWVNQKEILGDGIDNDHNGYIDDISGWDFINNSNDPSPKYDVSCLQNNTCTEDGIFHGTFVAGVAAAVGNNGIGTTGVAWNVKIMPLRVLNENGSGNTVDVVKAIEYAINNGANIINLSFVGDTYDLALEQALVNAYQKGLVIVAASGNENQAGQAINLDLTKMYPVCHQGPGGQRILLGVGATDIFKKITEFSNYGSSCVDIMAPGRDFFGTLVYNPQVSSFNQYYGGNFSGTSLAAPVVSGVAALIKSYKPELTNQQIMDAINKNAENIDALNPAFVGKMGNGLIDPVKIFQNLKMSVINSQLIKGSTAAIYYLGSDGKRYTFPDQKVFFSWYDSFKGIKQISDRELSDFTLGGIVTYRPGAMVKIQTDPKVYAVTQGGILRWIKNETIVQALYGNVWAQLIFDVPDSYFAIYKIGADINSALDFNPVIEKNNVPSIDIDKSL, encoded by the coding sequence ATGAAGAAGTTTCAATTCATTATTGGTCTTTTAATATCCAGCCTTTTAGTGGGCAGTTTTGCTTTTGCGCAGGAATTATTGCCAAATGATCCATATTATAGCCGGCAATGGTATTTGGAAAAATTAAACCTGCCCCAAATCTGGGCGCAGGAAACCGGCTCAAAAAATGTAATTATCGCAGTCATTGATTCTGGCATTGATGTTTCACACCCTGATTTGCATGATAATATCTGGGTTAATCAAAAGGAAATCCTAGGCGATGGCATTGATAATGACCATAATGGCTATATTGATGATATTAGCGGCTGGGACTTTATAAATAATAGCAATGATCCTTCGCCCAAATATGATGTTAGTTGCTTGCAAAATAACACTTGCACTGAAGACGGCATTTTTCACGGCACATTTGTGGCCGGGGTGGCTGCGGCTGTCGGCAATAATGGCATTGGCACAACAGGGGTTGCTTGGAATGTAAAAATAATGCCGCTGAGAGTGCTGAATGAAAATGGCAGCGGCAATACTGTAGACGTGGTTAAAGCTATTGAATATGCGATTAATAATGGCGCCAACATCATTAATTTAAGTTTTGTCGGCGACACATATGATTTAGCTTTAGAACAGGCATTGGTCAACGCTTATCAAAAGGGATTAGTGATAGTGGCTGCTTCTGGCAATGAAAATCAGGCTGGCCAGGCAATTAATTTAGATTTAACTAAAATGTACCCAGTCTGCCATCAAGGTCCTGGCGGCCAAAGAATATTACTTGGCGTGGGCGCAACAGACATTTTTAAAAAAATAACCGAGTTTTCCAATTACGGCTCAAGCTGTGTTGATATCATGGCGCCTGGCAGAGATTTTTTTGGCACCCTGGTCTATAATCCTCAGGTGAGCAGTTTTAATCAATATTATGGCGGTAATTTTTCCGGCACTTCTTTGGCTGCGCCTGTTGTTTCAGGCGTGGCCGCTTTAATAAAATCATATAAGCCGGAATTGACCAACCAGCAGATCATGGATGCAATTAATAAGAATGCTGAAAATATTGATGCGCTAAATCCTGCCTTTGTAGGGAAAATGGGCAATGGCTTGATAGATCCGGTTAAAATTTTTCAGAATTTGAAAATGTCTGTAATTAACAGCCAATTGATCAAGGGTTCCACGGCTGCAATTTATTATTTAGGCAGTGATGGCAAACGCTATACTTTCCCGGATCAAAAGGTTTTTTTTAGCTGGTATGACAGCTTTAAGGGCATTAAACAAATTTCCGATCGGGAATTGTCTGATTTTACACTGGGAGGAATCGTAACTTACAGGCCAGGCGCAATGGTTAAAATTCAAACTGATCCAAAAGTGTATGCAGTAACCCAGGGCGGTATTCTAAGATGGATTAAAAATGAAACAATAGTCCAGGCATTGTATGGCAATGTTTGGGCGCAATTAATTTTTGATGTGCCAGATTCTTATTTTGCTATTTATAAAATTGGCGCTGACATAAATAGCGCGCTAGATTTCAATCCTGTCATAGAGAAAAATAATGTACCTTCAATTGATATAGATAAGAGCTTATAA
- a CDS encoding GtrA family protein: MIIFKKLIYRQFFKFCLVGAINTVIDFSVYLFFNRVLGLYFLYANILAILAAMTFSFFVNKYWTFQNNEKKLHTQYLKFALVNLVYFLLYNSILFGLVEYFKVFDLAAKIIAIIIGLFWNFFANRRWTFRPAPKI, from the coding sequence ATGATTATATTTAAAAAGCTTATATATCGGCAATTTTTTAAATTCTGTCTGGTGGGCGCAATTAATACTGTGATTGATTTCTCAGTATATTTATTTTTTAACCGTGTTCTTGGGCTTTATTTCCTTTACGCGAATATCCTGGCAATTTTAGCGGCCATGACATTTAGTTTCTTTGTTAATAAATATTGGACATTTCAAAATAATGAAAAAAAACTGCATACTCAATATCTGAAATTCGCCCTGGTAAATTTGGTTTATTTTTTACTCTATAATTCAATTTTATTCGGCTTAGTTGAATATTTTAAGGTTTTTGACCTGGCGGCAAAAATTATTGCCATAATAATCGGCTTATTTTGGAATTTTTTTGCCAATCGCCGCTGGACATTTAGGCCAGCCCCCAAAATTTAA
- a CDS encoding GDP-mannose 4,6-dehydratase codes for MAKAKALFEKKNILVLGGAGFIGSHLCDKLVQKSKVICFDNFISGQRENIDHLLQNENFIFINDDINNLTDLEKYKELERFQVKFQGIQEIYNLACPTSPKDFTKQTVYTAQTNSLGTIRALDLAVKYKAKLLHFSSSVVYGPRGGEDPVMKENVYYPLSPLTPRGCYDEGKRFAETLVYTYRQFYNIDAKILRIFTTYGPRMPLFVGHMIPDFIVAALDNQPLIIYGDENFTTTLCYITDVIDACFKIMASTESGPFNIGNPEEYKISEVAQKILKMTDSEAEIHYAEPLLFMSRLGLPDISLAREKLQWFPITLLEKGLEETVEYSKANKVIIDWSKVEEIKD; via the coding sequence ATGGCAAAAGCCAAAGCTTTATTTGAGAAAAAAAATATTTTAGTACTAGGGGGCGCTGGATTTATTGGCTCACATTTGTGCGATAAATTAGTGCAAAAGAGCAAGGTCATCTGCTTTGATAATTTTATTTCCGGACAAAGGGAAAATATTGACCATCTTCTGCAAAATGAAAATTTTATTTTTATTAATGATGATATTAATAATCTGACTGATTTAGAAAAATACAAAGAACTAGAGCGCTTCCAAGTAAAATTTCAGGGCATCCAGGAAATTTATAATTTAGCCTGTCCGACCTCGCCTAAAGATTTTACCAAGCAGACTGTTTACACTGCCCAGACAAACAGTCTGGGCACAATCCGCGCCTTGGATTTAGCTGTTAAATATAAAGCCAAACTGCTTCATTTCTCATCTTCAGTGGTTTATGGACCGCGCGGGGGTGAAGATCCTGTGATGAAAGAAAATGTTTATTATCCGCTAAGCCCTTTAACTCCCAGAGGGTGTTATGATGAAGGCAAGAGATTTGCTGAAACTTTGGTTTATACTTATCGTCAGTTTTATAATATAGATGCCAAAATTTTAAGAATTTTTACCACCTATGGTCCGCGCATGCCGCTTTTTGTCGGCCACATGATCCCGGATTTTATTGTCGCGGCTTTAGATAATCAACCGCTGATTATTTATGGCGATGAAAATTTTACCACCACCCTTTGTTACATAACAGATGTAATTGACGCTTGCTTTAAAATTATGGCCTCAACCGAGTCTGGCCCGTTTAATATCGGTAACCCAGAAGAATATAAAATTTCAGAGGTTGCCCAAAAAATATTAAAAATGACTGATTCGGAAGCGGAAATTCATTATGCCGAACCTCTTCTTTTTATGTCGCGTTTAGGTTTGCCAGATATCAGCCTGGCCAGAGAAAAATTACAGTGGTTTCCGATTACTTTATTAGAGAAAGGCTTGGAGGAAACAGTGGAATATAGCAAAGCCAATAAGGTGATAATTGATTGGAGCAAAGTTGAAGAAATTAAGGATTAG
- a CDS encoding glycosyltransferase family 2 protein encodes MKKVAIIIVNYNGLEYLSACLTSLLSLDYPKEDYKVFFVDNASIDSSVDFVRNNFPQAEIIINNENLGFAEGNNIAIKKALAENFDFVLLINQDTISEPDFLKKLVEETAKAEDIGAVQPRIMLYPEKDKVNSLGNSIHYLGFGFSSGGYQKFAGNLELKEIAYASGAAVLIKTNVLKKIGLFDPDFFMYHEDLDLGWRMRLAGYKILVVPQAVIYHKYEFSKSIKKYYFMERNRFICLLENYKPGTLILIFPAWLAMEIGLFLFSLKSGFWKEKLRAYGYFFKFSAWQKIGRVRRERRVKRVKGDKEIVELFTGKIEFQELDSWLLNKVVNPIFNLYWQVIKSLIIW; translated from the coding sequence ATGAAAAAAGTAGCAATCATTATTGTAAATTATAACGGTTTAGAATACTTATCAGCTTGTTTGACGAGTTTATTGAGTTTGGATTATCCAAAAGAAGATTATAAAGTTTTTTTTGTTGATAATGCCTCAATAGACAGTTCGGTTGATTTTGTTAGAAATAATTTTCCGCAGGCTGAAATTATTATTAATAATGAAAATTTAGGTTTTGCCGAAGGTAATAATATTGCCATAAAAAAGGCTCTGGCTGAAAACTTTGACTTTGTTCTTTTGATTAATCAGGATACGATTTCTGAACCTGATTTTTTAAAAAAGTTAGTTGAAGAAACAGCCAAGGCAGAAGATATTGGAGCGGTTCAGCCGCGCATCATGTTGTATCCCGAAAAAGATAAGGTTAATTCTTTGGGTAATTCAATCCATTATTTAGGTTTTGGTTTTTCCAGCGGCGGTTATCAGAAATTTGCCGGCAATTTAGAGCTAAAAGAAATCGCCTATGCCAGCGGAGCCGCGGTTTTAATTAAAACAAATGTGCTGAAAAAAATCGGGCTTTTTGACCCTGATTTTTTTATGTACCATGAAGATTTAGATTTGGGCTGGCGCATGCGCTTGGCAGGATATAAAATTTTAGTGGTGCCTCAAGCTGTTATTTATCATAAATATGAATTTAGCAAAAGCATAAAGAAGTATTATTTTATGGAACGCAATCGCTTTATTTGCCTTTTGGAAAATTATAAGCCGGGAACTTTGATTTTAATTTTTCCTGCCTGGCTGGCAATGGAAATCGGTTTGTTTTTGTTTTCACTTAAGTCAGGGTTTTGGAAAGAGAAATTGAGGGCTTATGGGTATTTTTTTAAATTTTCTGCGTGGCAGAAAATTGGAAGGGTAAGAAGGGAAAGAAGGGTAAAAAGGGTAAAAGGGGATAAGGAAATTGTGGAATTATTTACAGGCAAGATTGAATTTCAGGAATTAGATAGCTGGCTTTTAAATAAAGTTGTAAATCCCATCTTTAATTTGTATTGGCAAGTAATTAAAAGTTTGATAATTTGGTAG
- a CDS encoding glycosyltransferase family 4 protein, translated as MKIAQVVCRFKPYKGGISNVAYDQSLGLAKLGHEVTVFTPLYNVKDNNFTAPEFKITRLIPWGKIGNGAFLPQLFWQLKNFDIVHLHYPFFGGAEIVWLLKLVKGAKMKLVINYQMDVIGGIFMKPFFKFHTRFIMPHIIKAADKVIVSSMDYAQNSNIKEQVEKNPAKFIELPPSVDLERFIPAPKTKDLLYKYGIHPEFDRILLFVGALDKAHYFKGIDFLINSFNVLDYSGSQDAIYRIKLLIVGEGNLKPKYQEEVAKAGEQGKIIFADPVSDLDLPKYYNLADVVILPSIDRSEAFGITLIEAMACAKPVVASNLPGVRSVVEDGHNGYVFAVKQEGDLASLVNKLLADSELREKMGLVGRAKAEKEFNNEILIQKLEKLYSELI; from the coding sequence ATGAAAATAGCCCAAGTCGTCTGCAGATTTAAACCATACAAAGGCGGCATCAGCAATGTAGCTTATGACCAGTCTTTGGGTTTAGCTAAATTAGGACATGAAGTTACGGTTTTTACTCCTTTATATAATGTTAAAGATAATAATTTTACTGCGCCTGAATTTAAAATAACACGATTAATCCCCTGGGGAAAAATTGGCAATGGCGCGTTTTTGCCTCAGCTTTTTTGGCAATTGAAAAATTTTGACATTGTTCATTTGCATTACCCATTTTTTGGCGGGGCTGAAATTGTCTGGCTCTTAAAGCTGGTTAAAGGTGCAAAAATGAAATTAGTAATTAATTATCAGATGGATGTAATTGGCGGCATATTCATGAAACCTTTTTTTAAATTCCACACCAGATTTATTATGCCGCACATTATTAAAGCAGCTGATAAAGTCATTGTCTCTTCCATGGATTATGCGCAAAATTCAAATATAAAAGAGCAAGTTGAGAAGAATCCCGCAAAATTTATTGAATTGCCGCCAAGTGTTGATTTGGAAAGATTTATTCCAGCGCCAAAAACCAAAGATCTTTTGTATAAATATGGTATTCACCCGGAATTTGACCGCATTTTGCTTTTTGTCGGCGCATTAGATAAAGCCCACTATTTTAAAGGCATTGATTTTTTAATCAATTCATTTAATGTTTTAGATTATTCTGGCAGCCAAGATGCAATCTATAGGATTAAACTTTTAATTGTTGGCGAGGGCAATTTAAAGCCAAAATATCAAGAAGAGGTCGCTAAAGCAGGAGAGCAAGGTAAAATTATTTTTGCTGATCCAGTTTCAGATTTAGATCTGCCCAAGTATTATAATTTGGCAGATGTAGTAATCTTACCTTCTATTGACCGTTCAGAAGCATTTGGCATAACCTTGATTGAAGCCATGGCTTGCGCCAAGCCTGTTGTGGCTTCAAATTTACCAGGTGTGCGAAGCGTAGTTGAAGATGGACACAATGGTTATGTTTTTGCAGTCAAACAAGAAGGCGATTTAGCTAGTTTAGTTAATAAATTATTGGCTGATTCTGAATTAAGAGAAAAAATGGGTTTGGTCGGCAGAGCAAAAGCTGAAAAAGAGTTTAATAATGAAATTTTAATACAAAAGTTAGAAAAATTATATTCAGAGCTAATTTAA
- a CDS encoding glycosyltransferase → MKIGLINSLYKPYRRGGAEVVFSNIVKELKKDGHDVFVITISGKKNKTNFFVTFLDNIKVYRFYPKNIFSFIEINSQPKWKRFFWLIFDTFNWHSYGQIKKILKQEKPDLILSHNVKGLGYLTWLAIRQSKIKNIHTLHDVQLVNPSGLILKGQEKQNIFCKIYAKISKILVNSPDVIVSPSKWLLDFYKPYGFFKKSKEIVLPNPLILDNENFVKKFSNEKITYLFLGQLEEHKGILFLLSVFAEFSQKNNCQLLIVGRGRLEQELKEKYGDKKWMEFLGYIPANKLGEVFKRVHFTIVPSDCYENSPSVIYDSFKFGTPVIASAIGGIPELIQEGVNGYLFEPDNKIGLLNKLNFSLQAMENFIKMSDNAKIKARDFDIKNYIYKLLQL, encoded by the coding sequence ATGAAAATTGGGTTGATAAATAGTTTATACAAGCCTTATAGGCGCGGGGGAGCAGAAGTCGTCTTTTCTAATATAGTCAAAGAACTTAAAAAAGACGGCCATGATGTTTTTGTGATTACAATTTCCGGCAAAAAAAACAAGACTAATTTTTTTGTGACTTTTTTAGATAATATTAAAGTCTACAGATTTTATCCCAAAAATATTTTTTCTTTTATAGAGATTAATAGCCAGCCCAAATGGAAACGATTTTTTTGGTTAATTTTTGATACTTTTAATTGGCATTCCTACGGACAAATTAAAAAGATATTAAAACAGGAAAAGCCAGATTTGATTTTAAGCCACAATGTAAAGGGTTTGGGTTATTTAACCTGGCTGGCAATTCGCCAGTCAAAAATTAAAAATATCCATACTTTACATGATGTCCAGCTGGTAAATCCAAGCGGTTTGATTTTAAAAGGCCAGGAAAAACAAAATATTTTTTGTAAAATTTATGCTAAAATCAGCAAAATTTTAGTAAATAGTCCGGACGTTATTGTTTCGCCTTCAAAGTGGCTGTTGGATTTTTATAAACCTTATGGGTTTTTTAAAAAATCCAAAGAAATTGTCTTGCCAAACCCTTTAATTTTGGATAATGAAAATTTTGTCAAGAAATTTAGCAATGAAAAAATAACTTATTTGTTTTTAGGGCAATTGGAAGAGCATAAAGGAATTTTATTTTTATTAAGCGTTTTTGCGGAATTTAGCCAGAAAAATAATTGCCAGCTTTTAATAGTGGGGCGGGGAAGATTAGAGCAAGAATTAAAAGAAAAATATGGGGACAAGAAGTGGATGGAATTTTTGGGTTATATACCCGCTAATAAATTGGGAGAAGTTTTTAAAAGAGTGCATTTTACGATTGTGCCTTCAGATTGTTATGAAAATTCACCGAGTGTTATTTATGACAGTTTTAAATTCGGCACGCCAGTTATCGCCTCGGCCATTGGAGGCATCCCTGAGCTGATTCAAGAGGGCGTAAATGGCTATCTTTTTGAACCGGATAATAAGATTGGTTTATTAAACAAATTAAATTTTAGTTTGCAGGCAATGGAAAATTTTATTAAAATGTCAGATAATGCTAAAATAAAGGCAAGGGATTTTGATATTAAAAACTATATCTATAAGCTCCTGCAATTATAA
- a CDS encoding FecR domain-containing protein — MYYYRRKTSPLKWVIIIIIIIGLVGFGYWYYINYFSKIDFSKPEQSKEQNQEIEALAKILAVNLDLSEGNVSVNIADKGYQQAVQDTVLHQGDKIMIGAQSQAILKIENGSIIRLGENTELTLQSLDEKNILIEVLKGRIYNNLTVAGQYQVKYNNSLITATGTKFEAIINDSLNYLAVLDFENSVKVEILGQDNLPVLSAKIEPNEKALVDLKAAKKDILKIDNFDQKVLAKENWYKWNFDLDSGLETKLTDQEPDYEEIQASLVLSAEVKEAGIYLSWSIYDKDNFKNYKIIRSETNADLKFPDTTAIKSSADIELNSYLDTQVDKGKKYYYRICAVKQSNKIACGNVATAQTQSQEQSATAPAAPSLMANISDAGVALSWTQNSEEDFKEYRILKSFTNPEPTFPAIGYLAIRNKGVESYLDKEVNITSVGNIYYRVCSFNTSGNSACSNVATITNGQVK, encoded by the coding sequence ATGTATTATTATAGACGCAAAACTAGTCCGCTTAAATGGGTAATCATAATCATTATTATAATTGGCCTGGTTGGCTTTGGTTATTGGTATTATATTAATTATTTTTCAAAAATAGATTTTTCCAAACCAGAACAGAGTAAAGAGCAGAACCAGGAGATTGAAGCTCTGGCTAAAATTTTGGCAGTTAATTTAGATTTGAGCGAGGGCAATGTGAGCGTTAATATAGCTGATAAAGGTTATCAGCAAGCTGTCCAAGATACTGTTTTGCACCAGGGCGACAAGATTATGATCGGAGCCCAGAGCCAGGCTATTTTAAAAATAGAAAATGGTTCAATTATTCGCCTGGGAGAAAATACTGAATTAACGCTGCAAAGCCTGGATGAAAAAAATATATTGATTGAAGTATTGAAAGGCAGGATTTATAATAATTTGACAGTCGCCGGCCAATATCAGGTCAAATATAATAATAGCCTGATAACAGCTACGGGTACAAAATTTGAAGCAATAATAAATGATAGTTTAAATTATTTGGCGGTTTTAGATTTTGAGAATAGCGTTAAAGTTGAAATTTTAGGCCAGGATAATTTGCCTGTCTTATCAGCAAAAATTGAACCTAATGAAAAAGCCCTGGTAGATTTAAAAGCAGCGAAAAAAGATATTTTGAAAATTGATAATTTTGACCAGAAAGTTTTGGCCAAAGAAAATTGGTACAAGTGGAATTTTGATTTGGATTCAGGCTTAGAGACAAAATTAACTGATCAGGAGCCTGATTATGAAGAAATTCAAGCAAGTTTAGTGCTCTCAGCTGAAGTTAAGGAAGCAGGAATTTATCTCTCCTGGTCAATTTACGACAAAGATAATTTTAAAAATTATAAAATAATCAGGTCAGAAACAAATGCGGATTTGAAATTCCCAGATACTACGGCCATTAAATCATCAGCTGACATTGAATTAAATTCTTATTTAGATACCCAAGTAGATAAAGGCAAAAAATATTACTACAGGATCTGCGCGGTCAAACAGAGCAATAAGATAGCCTGTGGGAATGTGGCAACTGCTCAAACCCAGAGCCAAGAGCAAAGCGCAACTGCGCCGGCAGCTCCGAGCCTAATGGCTAATATATCTGACGCAGGCGTGGCTTTAAGCTGGACGCAAAATTCAGAGGAAGATTTCAAAGAATATAGAATTTTAAAATCTTTTACCAACCCAGAACCGACTTTTCCGGCGATTGGTTATTTGGCGATTAGAAATAAAGGAGTGGAAAGTTATTTGGATAAAGAAGTCAATATCACCAGCGTGGGCAATATTTATTATCGGGTTTGCAGTTTTAACACCTCAGGCAATTCCGCCTGTTCCAATGTGGCGACGATTACAAATGGACAGGTGAAATAA